The genomic interval GGTAAAGCTGGGGGATTTTTCGCTGTGAAAAGGACACAGCCCCATGTAATTGGCGCCGCCCTTTTTCAGCTGCACATAACGCCCGACCACGTCGACGATGTCGACGCGGTTGAGCAGGTCGGTAATGAAGGATTGCGGGATCACGTGGGTTTATACCGTTTCGAATCAAACCCCATGGCAGCATTGCATCGCCGTAGAGCGCCTAACAAAACCGCCATAGCCGCGTTGCGGCTCCTGGCCGTACAAATGTACTGTCGTCGTCGCCGCGGCGCTTGGCTTCGCCTCGCCCTGAAGGCCCCACCTTCAGGGTCTCTGACAGTTTTGTTAGACGCTCTTGGGGGCGATGCGCCATTCCCTGAAGTTTGCCGGACGCCAAAGAAAGTCAGACTATACCGCAGGGCTTGCTACAAGTTGATTTGCAACAAGCACGGGCCTCAAGAGCCCGTTTGTGTTGCATCAGGCGCCAGAGAGCGCCTTCTTGACCAGCGTCGACACGACCGTCATGTCGGCACGGCCAGCCAGTTTCGGCTTGACGATGCCCATGACCTTGCCCATGTCCTGCGGACCGGCCGCGCCCGATGCTGCGACGGCGGCAGCGACTTCCGCGGCGATTTCTTCTTCCGACAGGCCGGCGGGCATGTAGGTCACCAGCACTTCGAGCTCGGCCTTTTCGATGTCGGCCAGGTCCTGGCGATTGCCCGCTTCGAACTGGGTGATCGAGTCCTTGCGCTGCTTGATCATCTTTTCGACGATGGCGACGGTTTGCTGGTCGTTGACTTCGATCTGCTCGTCGACTTCCTTGCGCTTGATTTCAGCGAGGATCAGGCGGATGGTGGCCAGCTTGCCGGCTTCCTTGGCGCGCATCGCCGCCTTCATGTCGTTGGTGATTTGTTCTTTCAGGCTCATGGCATCCTCGAAATGGATCGTGCAAACAGGGGTACAAACAACAAAACCCGCCGGGGTAGCAACCAGGGCGGGTTCCAGAGACTACAGCAGTGGCCAGGACAGGTCCGGGACAAGGCGCCTCAAACAGGGGGCGTCACCGGATCGTGGCCG from Massilia sp. Se16.2.3 carries:
- a CDS encoding GatB/YqeY domain-containing protein; translated protein: MSLKEQITNDMKAAMRAKEAGKLATIRLILAEIKRKEVDEQIEVNDQQTVAIVEKMIKQRKDSITQFEAGNRQDLADIEKAELEVLVTYMPAGLSEEEIAAEVAAAVAASGAAGPQDMGKVMGIVKPKLAGRADMTVVSTLVKKALSGA